One endosymbiont 'TC1' of Trimyema compressum genomic window, TAATGGCAAATAATTTACCATTTTTTACAAAGTTTCCAGCTGAATATGGATTAGCCCAACGATCAATTGCAAAAGAAGTTGCCCCTACTGCACTTGACAAAAAGGTGCCATATCAACCATCCCGTGAGTTACACCAGTATTAGCACCATAATCCTCTAAAATTTCATAGCCCATCATAATTTTTCCATCCGTACTTTTATATGTAGGAAAACTACTATGAACACTTGGTGAATAAAATGGCATAAAGGCTTCTACGTTGGTTAAATCTGTATAATCCAATTCATTATAATTAAGATAGTCAAAATGGTTACCATCAAGTCCTGAATAATCTCCTGGATAGAGAACTTTATTATCAGATGTCAAAAAGAAGGACGTATAAATAGGAATTATTTGGGTAATTACAACTGTATCCTCTGAAGCATCTGGATGAATAATCACAGATTCCCAATTCATTCCACCTGATTGATTATACATATAGCTATGAACATCTCCAACCCATACTTTGCCTGTTGTATTAAGAATGTAAGTCTGTCGTCCAGAACTAAAAGCACCCATAACTTGCTTGACATTAAAACCTGGTTCAGGCAATGGAATTTCAACGAATGTATCAATATCATATGCACTTATTGCATATAACTTTCCATCAGCTGTCAAAACTGAATAATAGAAAATATTTCTAAATATTTCCACTACTGGAGAATTACCAAATTTAATAGGATCTATTTTTTTAAAGCTAATTGTTGTTGTTCCGCTCACATCAGAATACACTCCAGTTTGATAAACACTGCCATTGTCTCCTAATAATAATGTAGATCCATAACCTGAAACAACATCCGTAACCTTTGTTCCTGCATCAAGAAAGGTATTGTCAATTTCTGTCAACTCCACATACTAATCTTCTCGCGCCCTTGGCCTTGGTCAACATCTCCAAATTCACCATTATATTCTTTTCCTGAAACAAGTATTTGTCCATCTTCTGTTGCCACAATTAAACCATATGCTAATAAAACAACATCCATGTCTTTTACAGTAAATCGGTCGATGGCAGTTGCTTTAATTCCATCAGACATAGTGATAAAAATAATCAAACTACTCATTACAATATCCGTAAGTTTACTAATCTTCTTCATAAACATCTCTTCCTTCTTTATTAAATTTTTACCTTGTCATGATATATTTTAAGTGTAAAATCAATACATAAAAAATTATTAATCCACAATTTTCTGTTAATATTAAAACACTGATATAATTCATTCAATATTATTATGACAAATAAAACTTAAAAAATTTATTTTCATCCATTTGTTTTATGCTGATTTAAATAAAAATAAATAGGTTTCCAGTGATAAATTATTTATAATGTATCCCCAGAGAAATCATTACTGATTCCTAAATCTTTAAATACTCCTTTAATTGAATTGTCACCAAATAGATGAATATAGATTTTAGGTAAATATGATGTTGTAATCACAGCTGTTTTCTTTTTATGAGTTAGTTAATTTGTAAGTCTAGATTGACTTCCTTATAAGCAAAGTTTTTATGCATAACTTTATCAAAAAACCTTTTAATATAGCAGAAATATTAAACCACCAAGTTGGAAAAATAAAAATAATCTCATCTGTTATTTTTTAGTATTTTTTGATACTTAAAAACTAAAAGGACACTAAAAGCTCTTTAGAAAATACAACAAGCTCAGATTCTGTCATTACAGAATTAAAACCATCCTTATTTTAGACTCTCAACATTTGGATATGTTTTATTAAGATATATTTCTGAAACTCTAATCAGTTCCTTAATAACTTCTATATTGACATCCTCCAACTTGTTAATATAAATACAGCCTTTTCCTAGCTTGCATTTGCCTAGTTTTTTTAACTAAAGACGCTCTCTCTTTTTCATCCATCATTAAATAAAGTGTAATATTGGTTTTTCTAACTGCAAATCCAGTTCGGAAATACTCTCCTTTTTTGACCTGAAGCATATTTATATTGGAATTTACCAAAACCAATCATATTAGTTCCCCATATTTTAGCCTCAAATCCTTTAGTTTCCTCATAAATCTTAAGTAGCTTATAGCCATCTTCTCTCTTTTTATGATTTTCAATTGACTCTAATAGCTCCTTAATAGGTAATTCTGACTCTTTAGTTTTCAATTCATACATTGTCTTCCCCTTTACTTCTATTATTATTGTAGCGTCATTGCTTTTTTAATTAAATTTTGTAATGCTTCTTTATTAACATCTTCTAAAACAGTAATTTTAACATGCCTAACAGATTTTCCTGAACCAGATAATATTTTAAGAAAATCTAATTCCTGAAGTGCTTTACCTTTTGGAAACCCTAAGTGGATGTAGTTTTTAAATCCCTGTAAATAACAAAACAATCCTCTATTTACATAACAAGGCATGGGCTATTTATAGACTTCCTCAAAATCAACTGAAACCTCTAAAATTAATTGTCTTAAAGCATTAGCTAAAATTTGAATATTGGGTTCTAAGGTAGCAATATAGTTTTTCAACATTCTTTATTGCAATTCTTGTTTTCCAATAGACTACACCTCTTTTATTCGTATACAATTACTATAAATGACAAATTATCCAATGTCAATTCTTTCATAATCTATTTAAAGATTACCCTATCCATGCTATTATTAGAACAGAACGGAAGGAGGACTATTATGACTAATATTTTTTCACCTATGACTATTGGCAATGTAACACTAAAAAACAGAGTAGGGGTACCACCAATGTGTACCAATGATGCTAAAGATGGCTCCGTAACAGAAGAACACATAATCACTTATGGAATGTATGGTAGAAATCAGTTTGGTATGATTGTTGTTGAAGCAACGGCGGTTGCTGAAAACGGTATTATCTATGAAAATGATTTAAAAATAGATGATGATAGATACATTACTGGCTTAAAAATGTTGAGTAAATCGCATTAAGAAAGATGGTACAGCAAGCTGTATTCAAATAAATCATGCAGAAAGAAAAAACATTTCATCAAGATCGCTGTGTTGCTCCCAGTGCTATTGCTTTTACAGAACGTGAAGGGGTGCCCCGCTATAAAACACCGAGATCCCTTTCTATCAAAGAAATTGGCGATGTTGTTGAAGCCTTTAAAAATGGAGCTATTAGAGCACAAAAAGCAGGCTTTGATTTAATTGAAATCCATGGTGCTCATGGCTATTTAATCAGTACATTTCTTTCAAAAGCTACAAACAAAAGAGAAGGTGAGTATAGGGGAGCCCAGAAAACAGATTTCGCTTATTAAAAGAAGTCGTTGTTGCTTGCCAAGAAGCCGTTTCAACGCCTTTAACAGTTCGCTTGTCTGCTGTAGATTATTCTGATGAGCCAGGGGGGCAAACGGAAGATACCTTATTATTCTGTAAATGGTTAAAAGAATTAGGTATTACATTTATTTCTGTTTCAACAGGCGGGTGTTATTGCAGATGTTAATTACACACTATCTGAAGGCTGCCAAGTAAAATATGCTACAGAAATTAAAAAAGCAGGTTTAGATACTGGTTGTGTCGGTTTACTAACACGCTTTCCTCATATGGCTTCTATTATTGAAAATCAGGAAAGTGATTTTGTATTTGTAGGGAGACATACCATTACAAACCCATTGTGGTTTATACCTTATAATGCCGGAAGCAAATAATCTGGAAATGAACTATATAAACACTGTCATGTTTAATAAAGATAAAACTAAGCGGATTTAATTTTTCAAATTTAAAAAAGAACTCAATTTTTAATAAATTGAGTTCTTTTTCTTAATTACCCTTAATCAAGCTATTTAATTCCTTTATTTTTCTATAGCTACCACTTTTAGAATAAAAGTAAAAGGCAATAATGTGTAATACAATGGAAAGCATCATCATAGGAACAATCCAGCCAACTACAAGATAAAACATTTCAACTGAAAATAACCAAACTATTGACAATCCTCCTATAATGCTAACAATAGAAGTTACCAGCACATTCACTAAAGGTTTAAAAGTAAAAAAGTTCCACACTGCATTGTGCATAGTACCAAAAATTAAACCGGAAAGAAGGGATATTGCTACAATATTCCAGACAAAATTAAAACTAAAATCTAATTTTGTAAAAATACTAAGCAGTCCCAGTATCCAGATAAATGTTAATGAAAAAGTTTGAAAAAATGAATGCCTTAAATTTTTGATCATAATAAAATCCTCCTAAAATTTTTAATATAATATCGGCTTACAAAATAGGAACTATTGTTACCTAGGAATAATTCAATCCTTGAGTTATCTTGTATCGAAAATTCCAAGACATGTTCCATGTTAATCATTGTTGTGTTATTAATTCTAATAATATTTTCTAAATTCAAATTATTCTCCACATATTTTAAACGCATGTTCATTAAATACATAGCTCCATTTTTCATCATAACATTACAGCATCTATCTTCAGGTTGAATAGCCACAATATCTTTAATGTAAACTTGAATTTGTTTGT contains:
- a CDS encoding DUF1801 domain-containing protein, which codes for MPCYVNRGLFCYLQGFKNYIHLGFPKGKALQELDFLKILSGSGKSVRHVKITVLEDVNKEALQNLIKKAMTLQ
- a CDS encoding NAD(P)H-dependent oxidoreductase, coding for MTDEIIFIFPTWWFNISAILKGFLIKLCIKTLLIRKSI
- a CDS encoding LytTR family DNA-binding domain-containing protein; this encodes MKENLFRTRKTIVVINAQNNKQIQVYIKDIVAIQPEDRCCNVMMKNGAMYLMNMRLKYVENNLNLENIIRINNTTMINMEHVLEFSIQDNSRIELFLGNNSSYFVSRYYIKNFRRILL